Proteins from one Cicer arietinum cultivar CDC Frontier isolate Library 1 chromosome 3, Cicar.CDCFrontier_v2.0, whole genome shotgun sequence genomic window:
- the LOC101510131 gene encoding uncharacterized protein, translating to MASMSPLQTIIPNVTISNNTKLSFGGSTSVSCNKIQYNEKNKNRCSSIVVSAFGDVSADGTIYLVAGAIGVALIGTAFPIIFSRKDTCPECDGAGFVRKSGVTLRANAARKDQTQIVCARCDGLGKLNQIDK from the exons ATGGCATCCATGTCTCCTTTGCAAACTATAATTCCTAATGTTACAATTTCCAACAACACTAAACTCTCATTTGGAGGATCAACAAGTGTGTCGTGTAACAAGATTCAATATAATGAGAAGAATAAGAATAGATGTTCATCAATTGTTGTTTCAGCATTTGGAGATGTATCTGCTGATGGAACTATTTATCTTGTTGCTGGTGCTATTGGAGTTGCTCTCATTGGAACTGCATTTCCCATCATCTTCTCTCGTAAAGACAC ATGTCCAGAATGTGATGGAGCAGGGTTTGTTAGGAAAAGTGGGGTGACCTTGAGAGCAAATGCAGCAAGAAAAGATCAAACTCAAATTGTTTGTGCTCGCTGCGATGGTTTGGGCAAACTTAACCAAATTGACAAATAG
- the LOC140919818 gene encoding uncharacterized protein yields MSKAKYIPEGGSSNRPPYFDGTDYYHWKGKIRLFLISQDNNIWEEYDRVEECKSAKELWDTLRIHHEGTSHVKEARIDMGKRKNDCAKNKPSRKFILQEDGRGREKGKLGVSSI; encoded by the exons atgTCTAAAGCTAAGTATAtccctgaaggaggatcatccaacCGACCTCCCTATtttgatggtacagattactacCACTGGAAAGGTAAAATAagactatttctcatatcacaagacaacaataTATG GGAAGAGTATGATAGAGTCGAAGAGTGCAAAAGCGCTAAGGAGCTTTGGGACACtctaaggatccatcatgaaggaacaagtcacGTGAAGGAAGCAAGAATtgacatggga aaaaggaaaaatgattgCGCTAAAAACAAGCCAAGCAGAAAGTTCATCCTTCAAGAAGACGGAAGAGGTCGTGAAAAAGGAAAGCTCGGAGTATCCTCTATCTGA